The Actinomycetota bacterium DNA segment GCCCTGCGGGTGGTCACCCTCGCCGCCCAGGCCGAGATGGCCCTGGTGCGGCGTGACGCCGTGGCGGGGCCGCTGCTGTCGCAGGCTGAGCGCGCGGCCGAAGGAATGCCCGCCGGCCCCCTGCTGGCCGAGGCCGCGGCGATGGTGCGCGGTGAGCCCGATAGCGAGGCCATGCGGCAGGCGGCGCTCTCGCTGTGCCGCATGGCGCTGCAAGATGCGCAGGCCGACCTGCTGTGAGCATGGAGAACCGTGCGCGGCTGGCCGAGGTGATGCGATCGGATGAGCCCGACCTGGCCGAGGCCAACCTGCTCATCGCCGCCGAGGGGCGCCCGGGCGTGGATCCCTCGCGGTGGCTCGCCGAGGTGGATCGCCTCGCCGACCTGGCAGGCCCCGACGACGCCTCGGCGGTATTCGAGCTGCTCAGGCAGGAGGGCTATGCGGGCGATGAGCGCACCTATGACGACCCGCGCAACTCGTTCCTCGACCAGGTGATGCGCCGCAGGCGTGGACTTCCCATCGCGCTGTCCGCGCTTGCCATCGCCATCGGCCGCCGCACCGGCGCCCAGATCGTGGGCATCGCCGCGCCCGGGCACTACATCGTGGCCGAGCTCGCGGGCGGCCGCGTGCGCTACGTCGATCCCTTCCACGGCTGGGTGACGCGCTCGGTGGAGGAGATGTCCGGCATCGTCCACGACGCTGCGGGCGTGGACCTCGAGCCCGGCCACCTGGCCCCGGTGCCCGCGCAGGTGACCGTCACCCGCATGCTGCTCAACCTGGAGGGCAGCTACCGCCGCCGCGCCCGCCCCGACGACATGCTGTGGTGCTGTGAGCTGCTGGCGCTGGTCAACCCCGAGGACCCGGCCCCGCGCGTGCGCATGGCCGAGGTGCTGGTGGAGCTCGGGCGCCCCGACGAGGCCGAGGCCCTGCTCGGCTCGCTGCTCACCACCACCCCGCCATCACTCGCCCTGCGCGTGGCCGAGTCGGTGCTGGACGACATCCGCGCCGCGCGGCTGAACTGACCCCGGTGTCAGGCACTTAACCAAGCAGCGCGCCGTCGCTCGGGTCCGCCGCCTCGACGAGCTGCCGGATCCGCGCTCGGGCCTCCCGGGCATCGCGACCGATCAGGCTCAGCGTCCTGCTGAGGGCCAACGCCGCATCCGGAGTTCGCACTCCGATGAGTGCGGCGTAGCTGCTCCAGGGCCACTGCTCGGGGGTGCTGCACAAGTTGGCCTCCACGGGATTGCGGGCGATGTACCGCACGACGGCCGCGATCTGTTGATCGGTAGTAACCGGGACGGCGTGAAAGCGCCCGCCGAACAGGTGACCCGAGGTGCCATGCCGTCGGTTGAAGCGCCTGACGTAGGCGCCCGAGAGATCCCGCATGCCTGCAGAGAGATCCTCGACCGGGGCATCAATGAGCAGGTGTACGTGGTTGGGCATGAGGCAGTACGAGAGCAGTGCCCAACCACGATGCCGTCCCGTGAGATTCGCCTGCGTGAGGAAGCCCTGAAAGTCGGCCTCATCGGCAAAGATGTCCCGTCGGTCATTCCCGCGGTTCGTCACGTGATGCAGGTGCGCCGTGCTTTGCAGTCGTTGCGCTCGTCCCATGCACCGGACCCAATCGCGGGCGGGCCGCGCCGGGAAGGGCCCGCGCGCGAATCGTTTCCGGTAGGACGAGAGACGGCACGCACTGTCGTCGTGCTCGGTTAAGTGCCTGACACCGGGGTTCGCCCAAAACGACGAAGGGCGCCCTCAGGCGCCCTTCGCGACTCCTATCGCGATGTGGTCTAGCCGCGCGAGGCGAGGAACTCCTTGACCATCGACTCGCCGGCGTCGGCGCCCTGCTCGTAGTAGACGCGGTTGATCTCCTTGAAGACCTCCCACTGGGCGGGCACGTCATCCTCGGCCATCGTGGCGTCCACCGGGCAGGCCTCGACGCAGGCGTCGCAGTCGATGCACTCTGACGGGTCGATGTAGAGCATCGTGGCGGTGTCGGAACCCTCCTCGCCCGGGGCGGGGTGGATGCAGTCGACCGGGCACACGTCCGCGCACGAGGTGTCCTTGGTGCCGATGCAGGGCTCGGTGATGATGTAGGTCAACGGAGTCTCCTCAGGCGATCGCCTCACGGGCACGCGCGCACCCGCACTACGCGGCGGAGTCTACCGGGTGGCGAGGGGGATGCCCGGTGTCCGGGGCACCCCCACGGCCTCGGCCACGGCGCGGGCGATCTGCGCCAGCGCCTGCCCGGCGGGGCTGTCGCGGCGGGCGGCCACCACGGGCAGGCCGTCGTCCCCGGCGCGGGCCACATCCGACTCCAGCGGCACCTGGCCGATGAGCGGCACGCCCAGGTCGGCGGCCAGCGCCGCGCCCCCGCCGCCCGAGAACACCTCGTAGCGCTCGCCGGTATCGGGAGCCACGAACCACGACATGTTCTCCACCACGCCGATCACCGGAAGCTCCACGCGGTCGGCCATGGCGGCCGCTCGGCGGGCCACGCGTTGCGCCGTGAGCTGCGGGGTGGTGACCACCAGCACCTGCGCGGCCGGCAACAACTGGGCCAGCGACAGCGACACGTCGCCGGTACCCGGGGGGAGGTCCACCAGCAGCACGTCGGGCTCGTCCCAGAACACCTCGGTCACGAACGACGTGAGTGCCTTGTGCAGCATGGGCCCGCGCCAGATCACCGGGTTGTCATCGGCGGTCATGAATCCGATGCTCATCAGCCGCACGCCGTGGCTCTCGACCGGGATGATCAGGTCGTCGAGCATCACCGGCTGCTGGGTGGCGCCCATCATGCGGGGGATCGAGTAGCCGTACACGTCGGCGTCGAGCAGCCCCACCGTGTGCCCTGCGGCGGCCATCGCCACCGCGAGGTTGCACGTGATGCTCGACTTGCCCACGCCGCCCTTGCCGGATGCCACGAGGATCACCTTGGTGCGCGAGTCGGCCGTGAACGGGCTGTCCTTGCGCGGACCCCCGATGATCGACTCGCGCACGCCGGCGCGCTCCTCGTCGGTCATGGTGTCGAGCCCCACCTGCACGCCCTCCACGCCCGGCAG contains these protein-coding regions:
- a CDS encoding Mrp/NBP35 family ATP-binding protein, coding for MSGPTRDEVIAALDQVLDPELHRSIVALGMVGSVNVDRARVAITIKLTVAGCPLKAEIQRRVSEAVAVLPGVEGVQVGLDTMTDEERAGVRESIIGGPRKDSPFTADSRTKVILVASGKGGVGKSSITCNLAVAMAAAGHTVGLLDADVYGYSIPRMMGATQQPVMLDDLIIPVESHGVRLMSIGFMTADDNPVIWRGPMLHKALTSFVTEVFWDEPDVLLVDLPPGTGDVSLSLAQLLPAAQVLVVTTPQLTAQRVARRAAAMADRVELPVIGVVENMSWFVAPDTGERYEVFSGGGGAALAADLGVPLIGQVPLESDVARAGDDGLPVVAARRDSPAGQALAQIARAVAEAVGVPRTPGIPLATR
- a CDS encoding ferredoxin family protein produces the protein MTYIITEPCIGTKDTSCADVCPVDCIHPAPGEEGSDTATMLYIDPSECIDCDACVEACPVDATMAEDDVPAQWEVFKEINRVYYEQGADAGESMVKEFLASRG
- a CDS encoding tetratricopeptide repeat protein, which translates into the protein MSMENRARLAEVMRSDEPDLAEANLLIAAEGRPGVDPSRWLAEVDRLADLAGPDDASAVFELLRQEGYAGDERTYDDPRNSFLDQVMRRRRGLPIALSALAIAIGRRTGAQIVGIAAPGHYIVAELAGGRVRYVDPFHGWVTRSVEEMSGIVHDAAGVDLEPGHLAPVPAQVTVTRMLLNLEGSYRRRARPDDMLWCCELLALVNPEDPAPRVRMAEVLVELGRPDEAEALLGSLLTTTPPSLALRVAESVLDDIRAARLN